The candidate division WOR-3 bacterium genome contains the following window.
TTTTGACATCAGTCTTGCCTGAAGTCCTATTTGAGAGTCGCCCATTTCTCCGTTCAGTTCGTCTGAAGGCACCAGAGCTGCAACGGAATCTACTACCAGGATGTCGAGTCCTCCCGATCTCACCAAAAGATCCGAAATCTCCAGCGCCTGCTCGCCGGTGTCTGGCTGGGACACTATGAGGTCTTCAATGTTGACGCCGAGTTTTGTCGCGTAAGTCGGATCCAAAGCATGTTCGGCGTCAATGTAAGCGGCTTTTCCGCCCGCTTTTTGGGCGTTAGCTACTATGTGAAGCGCAAGAGTCGTCTTTCCCGAAGCCTCCTGACCGAAAATCTCCGTTATCCTGCCCCTCGGTATTCCTCCAACTCCGAGGGCGGCGTCGAGAGTAATCGATCCGGTTGAGATTGCCGGAATATCGACTTTTGTGTCGTCTCCAAGCCTCATTATGGACCCTTTTCCGAATTGTTTTTCAATTATTTTCATAGCGCTTTCTATGGCTTTGTCTTTATCCTGATCCATGTCCCTCCCGATCATTTCTTTACCTGTCGTTTTAGCCATTTTTATCTCCTTTCAGGGGAAAACATTCAATTTCTGAATAAATCGCGCCTTTCGGCGTCAGTTCGCTTTTATACAGTTTGAAAGACTCGATAAAAAAAGAGCTCGTCGAAGGAATTGATGATTCCGGCTTTACAGGTTTTCCTTTGAAGCGAACCAGTGTCACGTGTGGATAATATCTTCTTTTCTCTTTTTCGTAGCCGATATTATCAAGCTCTTCTTCGAGTTTTTCCCAAACACGCAGGAAATAACTCTCCCCGGAAACTGCTTCGGTGCAACCGATTCTGTTTCCGATAAGCTTATAAGGACCCAGCTTTGTTTCGAAGGGAGGGGCTGAAAACGTAGCCTTTTCTGCTTTTTCACGCAGTTTCGAAAACCCGTTCTCTCTTACTTCCCCTAAAAATTTCAAAGTCACGTGAATGTTATCAGGGGCGACAATTTTCGACGACCTGTCCTGAAAATTTTCCATGGAATACCTCCACAGGGCCAATCTCACATCCTCCGGTACATCGAAAGCAAAAAAAAGCCTCATCTATCTTAAAGTCGTTTCGCATTCACGCGGTGAAATCTTCCCAACCCCTGTCTGATGTGCTTTGAATGCCTCTGAGCCTGAGTTTGAATTCGTCCGGATTGCTTACATTTTCTATCGCGTCTTCGTAAGAAACTATTCCTTTTTCGTAGAAATTCATTATGGATTGATCGAAACTCTGCATCTGATACTGAGAGCCCTCGACAATAGCCTGAGGTATTTTGAGAGTTTCCAAAGGGTCAAGTATGTATTCCCTTATCGTGGGAGTGTTTATCATTACTTCCGAAGCCGGAACCCGCCCTCTGCCGTCAGCCCTGGGTATCAGCCTGAGCGATATAACGGCTACCAGAGTCGTCGAGAGAAGAACCCTGATGTGCTGCTGCTGATGAGGCGGATAAAAAGATATAACTCTGTTTATGGTCTCAGCGGCGTTGAGAGTGTGCAGGGTCGACATCACGAGGTGGCCTGTGTCGGCGGCTTTTAACGCCGTGTCTATCGTATCCATGTCTCTTATTTCACCGACGAGAATGGTGTCGGGATCCTGCCTCATCGCTTGTCTGAGTGCGAGTGCGAATGAATTGGTATCCGTTCCGATTTCTCTCTGGCTTATTACGCTTTTTTTGTCAGTGAACAGAAACTCGATAGGATCTTCGATAGTTATGATGTTCTTTGAGACGTGTTCGTTTATGTAATCTATCATGGCCGCGAGAGTGGTCGATTTACCGCTTCCCGTCGTTCCGGTGCAGAGTATCATTCCCCTGGGTTTCATGCACAGGTCTTTGAGCACGGCGGGCAGATTCAGTTCTTCCAGAGGCCTGACATGCATCGGTATCGTTCTCAGGGCCAGCGCTATGCTTGATCTTTGAAGGTAAGCGTTTACCCTGAACCTCGCGAGTCCCGGAACACCTACGCCGAAGTCGAGTTCCTTGTCTCTCGCGAATTTTTTCTGCTGTTCCGGAGTCATGAGCTGGACAATCACTGTTTTAAGTTCTTCCGGAGAAAGAGGCGGATGTTTCATCAGGTTGAGTTTTCCTGAAATCCTTAGGATCGGAGGGCTTCCCGCTTTCAGATGAAGGTCCGAAGCCTCTTTTTCGACCATCTGTTTCAAAACTGCCTTCAAATTCATATAAGTCTCCTCACTTGAAAACTTCGGGATCCAATATCACTGTCAACAACACGAACGCGCTGTACATCACCAAATTTATAAGAAAAGGCCTGTCCGAATAAATAACTTTCTCCGGCATTTCACCTTCCTTTTGAAGATGCACCACGAACAGATATCTTAATATACCATATATCACAAAAATAGTGGAATAGGGCAATAAAATCGCTCCTTTTTTTTCAGCGGTGTAAATTGCGTAAGTGACTATAGTGGATGACGCCACTACTATTATCATCTGATCGAGAAGGTCTTTGGTGTAATGCTTCAAAACCTCTCTGTGGGATTCGTTCCTTTCCATGAAAACTTCCTGCCTTCTCTTTACGAGAGCGAGAAAAAGAGAGAGAAGAAGCACCGTTATCAAAAACCAGGAAGATATGGGAACGTCTATTGCGAGTGCTCCTCCGACCGCCCGCAGGACAAAACCGAGAGCTATTATCATGACGTCGATAATCACCACTTTTTTCAGCCAAAAAGAATATGAAAGGTTCATCAGAAGATATACGAGAACGACTAAGGGAAACTTCCATATCCCTGAAATGGAATCTTTTGCAAGCAGGAACCAGGGTATTTGTGTCAGTACAAGAAACACAAAAGCAAAGACGAGCGCTGACGGCGCTTTAATCTTTCCCGAAGCCAGAGGTCTTTTTGATTTTTCGGGATGAAGTCTGTCTTTCCTGAGATCAACTATGTCATTTATAACGTAAACGAAGCTTGATGCGCCGACAAAACTCAGGAACGCAAAAACCGAAAGCAAGGCCGGCTGAGCCAAAGTGAATTTCCTCGCAAAAACGACGGCGGCAAAAACAAAAACGTTTTTGATCCATTGTTTGGGTCTCACTTCTTCAATTATTGCCGAAACCGTGTTCATAAATGTCTTTTCTTTGTTTTGTCCAAGTCGGTTCTTTTCCTCCGAGATCTTCAATCTTTACAATGCTCCAAACTCCGGAAAAGTCCGCTGTCAGGAAAAATAAAACAAGTCCTTCCGCTTGAGAATCGCCGAAAAATTCGTAATTGTAATAGAATATGGCGGATGAGTCCGTCGAATCCCTTTGTACCGGAGAAAGCACGATGAACGGTGACTGTACTCTCGAAAAAAGAATCCCCGCATATTCGCTTTCTTTCTGTTTTCCCCAGTCTTCAAACAAACCGCCGCTTCCGAAAGTGTCAGGAAAATAAGGTGTGTAAACGAAACCTTCATCCAGACTCCTCGCGTAATTTGCCGCGCTTTTGTTTTCGACACTATTTACGAAGTTCATGACCGAAACTCCGGGAGAAAACGGTTCCACCCAAAAATCCGAGCCCGCCGGCGGTTCTGCTTCTCTTGGGGAGAATAGAGTGCACGAACATACAGAGATCAGAACAAGAACAGAAGATAGAAATTTGCTTCCCACTGATCTTCTCCTTTATCGTCAATTATACCGCGCAAGTCGAAAACCGCCTGTCCTTTTGAAACCGAAAACTCCAAACCCAAACCCGCGTAGCTTTTCAAAGAATATGATTCCATGTTTCCAAGTTCGTTTCCCTCGGCCATGAAAACGGCTTTTTCCTCAATACCGCCGTACGGTTTGGAAAATCCCCAGGGCGTCGCGAGCTTTACACCGGTCAATACGTCAAACGATCTCACGTGCCTGTTTCTCAAAAAATACCATTTCCCGCCGGTAATTTCATCAATTTTTTTGTATCCGCCCCTGTCCTGAATGGAAAAAGAACCGTTAACAAACATTTGTATTTTTGGAAATACATCTGTATTGATCTCGAGTTTATTCTCGTATTTTCTGAAAAGGACGTTTCTGTCGCTGGAATATATGAAAAAAGTATAGTCTGTTTTGATCGATGAATTCTGTCTTATTGACAGCCAGTCAAAAGGCTTGAGAAATGCTCCGGCGGAAAAACTGTAAGTCCTGTGCCAGGTGTTGCTTTCCGAATAATTTTCAGAGAGGTAAACGGTTCTATTTTCCCTGTAAAAAAAAGAAACATCGGCGTTGATTCTGTCGGTCAAAATAGCCGCCAAATTCAACCCTGCGCCTCTGTCGGACACGTCGTAATCGCCGTAGGAGGCTGTTCTGTCCTGGAAAAAACGGTATATTGACATGTACGCGTCCGCTCTTGCAGAAAATTTTGTGTTTGCATACGACGCGTCGCACAGCAACCTAGAAGTCATTATGTCTTCGTCTCCAACTGCCTGTCTGGAATGAAAACCGAAGCCCTGAGAGTAGTCAATCTTGAAAGCAGAACCATACAAATAAAGATCGACAAAGCATCCCGCTTCGGCAAAAAAATCCTCGTTTGAAAAATAATCGCTCTCCGGATACCGTTTTGACAGATATTTAGTGTTCCAATATGTCTCGGCGAAAATTTTTCCCGCTCCAAAAAAATTCCATTTTCCGTTCATCAGTATTTCGTATCTGTTGAATTTCGTCCTGTCTCCCGTCATCGGATAAGTTTCCGCGTCAATCCTGCCTGAAATCCGGTTCTGTAACGTACGAAGCGAAAGGGAGACTTCTCCCTTTCCCGTGTATTTTTTCGTCAGTTTCTTTATTTCAGCTGCAACGCCGGCTGTGATGTCTGCGAAAGACAAATACCTCCCGGCGTCAAGCTCGAAAGTCAATCCCGGATTTACGGCTTCGATCTGAGTGTCCGTTCTGCTGGAGTACACTTCCAGTGACGGTGAAATGGATGTACGGAATAAATAATCTCCGATGCTGGTTTCTCTTCCTGCGGTCAGTTTTAGAGTCTGCGTTTTAGTCGTGATCGAAAAATTCTCCACTTTTGAAAAATCCGCCGACAATCTTAAGTCGTTTTTTCCAAATCTCGAAAGAATGCCGAAATTGTATTTCTCGTCCAAAGACCCGGAAATCAGGTTTTTTTTGCCGCTCCATCCCGCTTCCTGGTACAAATTAAAACGTCCGTAACTGAAAAAATTCCTCGCGTAAAGGCTTGACGACAAAATGCTGTTCCTGTAAACAGTGGAACTTTCGACGTTGAACGAAAATGCCGTGATCATAAAAAACAGCGTCATTTTTCCATGATCCTTGACATCATCTCGGCGAAATCTGCAGGACTTAGTTCCTGCGGTCTTTTGCGGCAGAACTCTCTTATTTTTTCAATGTCTTCCCGGCGGTATACACCCCTGAGATTGTTCAGGAGAACTTTTCGCCTCTGTCTGAACGAATTTCTTACAAGTTTTTCGAAATCATCGTCGGAAAACTCCGCTTCCGTCTGATTTTCGTTGAAAAGTATGCTGACTGAAGCAGAATAAACTTCCGGTTTCGGGAAAAAGCACTCCGGACTTATTTTCGCGACAATTTTTGTTTTTGAGCAGAACCCGAAAAGAACGGACAAAATACCGTAATTCGGATATGAAGGGAGGGCGGTGAGTTTTTCGGCCACCTCTTTTTGAAAAGTGAAAACACAACCCGTCAGGCGGCTTCTTATACTAAAAGTCTTTCTTAGTATCCTTTTACTTATGTTGTACGGAAGGTTTCCTACAAGAAAATTACCGCCGGTTTTAGCACAGGCTTTACCGCGGTTTTCGCTTTTTAGAAATAAATCCGGATCGAGCTTCAAAAAATCATCCGCGATGACGGAGGCTTTGTCTTTGAAATGTTTTTTCAGATACGATGCCAGCGCGGCGTCTTTTTCAACGAGAATCAGATCGTCCGTCTTTTCGGCAAGAATTTCAGTCAAAACTCCCGTCCCGGGACCTATCTCCACAATACGGAGATCTTCTCCGCCGGGTACCGCGTCGCATATTTTCCGTGCGATATTTTTGTCCATGAGAAAATTCTGACCGAGGGATTTTTTCGGTCTCGCGCCGATTGCTTCGAGAATTTCTGTGATTTCCATGCGCTCACCCGAATGAAAACAGGCGGGAAACGTTTTTTTCAATTATTTGAGACGCTTTTTCCCGGTCTGTTCCGAGATACTCCGCTACGAAATCAAGTATTTTTATCAGATGGCAAGGTTCATTCACTTTGCCTCGGTAAGGAACAGGGGCCAGGTAAGGACAATCAGTTTCGAGAACAACATTTTCGAATCCGACGCATTTCAGGATGTCAGCCCTGTCTGAATTTTTAAAAGTCAGAATTCCGTTGAATGAAAGGAAATAATCCATGTCCAGACATTTCTTCGCTTGTTCGCAGGTTCCCTCGAAAGAATGGAGCACGGTTTTCAAACCCGAAAAACCTTTCAGCACTTCCATCGTTTTTTCCATAGCATTCCTTGAATGAACCACAACCGGCAGGCAGTTTGACACGGCAAAAGAGAGTTGTTCTTCGAACACTTTTATCTGGTCGCCGATATCTGAAAATCCGTAATGCATGTCTATTCCCGTTTCTCCGATTGCGACAAGTTTTTCCTTTCCGAATCTGTTTATAATTCTGTGTTCTATCCAGTCTGCCGTCTTGTCTTTGTGGGTTCCCGCGTAATGAGGATGACAACCTGCGGTGAAATAAAGGTTTTCTTTTCCGAGGGCAATTCCGGCAGCTGTTTCACTGGATTGTTCGTCGTACGAGACGACAACAATTTTTTCAACAAAGGATGACGCCGCTCTTTCCAGAACACCGCCGATGTCTTTTATAAGTCTCGGGTCTTGCAGGTGAGCATGCGTGTCGGTTAAAGTCATTGCAGTCGTATCCTTCTTATGTGAATTTCAGTAAGGCTTTCGGGCTTGCTTAGAAATATCGACACACCCTTAACTTTATACGAACTCTCAAAAACCGTCTCGCCGTTTTTAAATTCGAAAAATTGTATGCCGTGCTCTTCATAAAAAGTATCGGGCCAGAACTCGCCGTAATAATTCCCTTTGTCGGTTCTCACCTGTATCCCGCATTTGACTCGTCTGAAAGATCTCGCTTCTATAGAAAATACTTCGTGCCCGCGCCAGTCTTCCGGTAAAATGTTCGATTCTATGTTCGACCATTTTTGGTTTGGAAAAGAGGTGAATACAATTTCGTCTTCCGCTCGCTGAAGGGCGGCGTTTATTCTCGGTTTCCAGGCTTTGGTGTAAAAAGGCGCGCCTACATCGTCAAGAACAGGGAATCTGGCTTCCATTACGCCCTGCCTTATAATCAGGCTGGTTACGTCGTAAGAAACGGCGTAGACGAACAAAATTGAGAACACGGAACCCAAAACGAAACTTCTTCTGCCCTTTAATAAAATTACGGCGCAAACGCTTCCGAGAAAACTTCTGACGACATCGTCTATTCCGGAGTTTCTGTCCGGATAAGCCAGTTGTATCAATTCCACAAGGATCGCGGCCATTACGGGGACGGCTAATGAAAAAATCGTTTTTCTGGAACCTGGATTTCTGCCTGCAATCAACAACGTGACGGCTCCGGCCAGGAAAAAGTGAGCCGAATTGAAAACGGCTCCGAGATATATATTCCTGCCCTGACCTGACGGCAGAAGAGGAAGCAGCAGCAGGACAGGCACAAGCGCCCATCGCGATCTGTACAAAAATCGTTTCGTCAAACCCCCCTCATCCCACTTTTCCAGATTATCTTGTGCAGCTGGATATGAAACCTGGCGTCCAAACGCGAAGACATGAGCCAGTCTGCAAGTTCGGCAAGTTTTACCTTTCCGAAAACCGGAGAAAAAAGAAGATTGGCTTTCCCCTCCAGACCCTGCTCTTTCGTAATCTTTAGTGCGTACTCAAAATCTGATCTTCCGGCGACGACAAACTTAATATCGTCGGTTTTTTTTATTTTCTCGAAATTTGAAATCAGCATGCGGTCGTGCATTCCCGAAAGCGGTAATTTAAAATCCATGACGACATGAATTTCTTCTCGCAGCCTTCCAATGTCTAGGCTTCCGTTAGTTTCAACAGCGACAAAATACCCTCTTTCGACAAGCTCTTTTGAAAAGCCGAAAGTCTCTTCCTGCAAGAGAGGTTCGCCTCCGGTCAAAAGCATTCTTTTAATCCCGAAGGTCTCGATTTTCGATATTATTTCATGCGTGCGCATTTCTGAACCCTCTGAAAAAGCGTATCTGGTGTCACACCAGGAACACTCGAGATTGCATCCGGAAATCCTCACTACGACGAATGGATAGCCTGCCATTGATGACTCTCCGAGAATGGACGCATATATCTCACAAATTTTAAGCATAACGCGTCGGATCTTTGACCCGAGCCTCAATAAAGGCTTTTTTTCTTATTTTACAGCTGTCACATTTTCCGCAGGCCGTGCCGTTTTCAGAAGGATCGTAACAGGAGTGAGTCAGAGAGAAATCAACTTGAAGTTCTTTCCCCAAAAGGATTATCTCGTGTTTTCTCATTTCTGAAAAAGGAGCTCTGATTTTCAGTTTGTTTTCCTTAAAATAATATCCTGTCCCGAGGTTGGCGGTTTTTTCAAAAGATGTCGTAAATTCTGGCCTGCAGTCCGGATAACCCGAATAATCTATAGCGTTCGCTCCGTAAAAAACCGATTCGGCTCCCGACACCTCTGCCCACGCAGTGGAAATCGAAAGAAAAATGAGATTTCTCGCTGGCACGTAAGTGATGGGCAGAATTTTTCCTATATCGTCCCCGTCGTTCTCCGGCACATCAATGGAAAGATCGGTCAAGCTGGAGCCTTTTATAGAAGCAAGGTCTATTCGAAAAAGATTTAATTTTTCACATCCGAGTGAAAAGGCCACTTTTTTTGCCGATTCGATCTCGACCGAGTGTCTCTGACCGTAGTCAAAGACTATGGGAAGGGGCGCCAATTTTTTCTTTTTTATGACATAGGCGAGAAGCACGGAAGAATCAATTCCTCCGGAAAGAAGAACGACGGCTTTGTTTTCAGTCAAATCCTCATGAACCTCGTCTTCGTGAGCACTCTGCATGATTTTTCAGTGACGAGGACGTCGTCCTCGAGCCTGCAACCGCCGTGTTTTGTGTGATAAACGCCGGGTTCGACGGTAAAAACCATCCCCGGTTCGAGTTTCAGGGGTTTGAATTTCTTGAGCATTTTTTTATCTGAAGGCTTCGAAGCTATTCTTCCGGGATCGTGGACGTCGAGTCCAATACCGTGGCCGAGAGAATGAGGCATGAACAGATCCGCGTCTTTTATGACTTTGTCGGCAGCCGCCGCAATTTCGTGTGCGAAAACGCCTGGCTTTATGAGTTTTACGGCCTCGATTTTAGCTTTCTCGACGGTGTCACGCATTTTTTCCTGCTCTTTCGTAAGTTTTCCAAGCGCGAACGAAACCGTGACATCGCTTTTGTAACCCTGATATGTCACACCGAAATCGACGAGAGAAAGCCCCGGCTTGGCCAGTTTTCCTTTTCCCGCGCGCGGATGAGTGTGAATGGACCAAGACCGGTCAGGATTGGCGACTATGGTCTCGAAAGAGACGGCGTCTCCTCCGTA
Protein-coding sequences here:
- the recA gene encoding recombinase RecA — translated: MDQDKDKAIESAMKIIEKQFGKGSIMRLGDDTKVDIPAISTGSITLDAALGVGGIPRGRITEIFGQEASGKTTLALHIVANAQKAGGKAAYIDAEHALDPTYATKLGVNIEDLIVSQPDTGEQALEISDLLVRSGGLDILVVDSVAALVPSDELNGEMGDSQIGLQARLMSKAMRKLTGGVSRSGTAAVFINQVRYKIGIMMGNPTTTPGGLALKFHSSCRLEIKRIGTLKIGDQAVGNEIIVKVVKNKVAPPFREGSFDILFNEGISKHGEIIDKALELNLIKRSGTWYSYQDENIGQGKENTRIYLKEHPELSDKLETEIRKALGLPVSVVAEA
- the thpR gene encoding RNA 2',3'-cyclic phosphodiesterase — translated: MRLALWRYSMENFQDRSSKIVAPDNIHVTLKFLGEVRENGFSKLREKAEKATFSAPPFETKLGPYKLIGNRIGCTEAVSGESYFLRVWEKLEEELDNIGYEKEKRRYYPHVTLVRFKGKPVKPESSIPSTSSFFIESFKLYKSELTPKGAIYSEIECFPLKGDKNG
- a CDS encoding type IV pilus twitching motility protein PilT, encoding MNLKAVLKQMVEKEASDLHLKAGSPPILRISGKLNLMKHPPLSPEELKTVIVQLMTPEQQKKFARDKELDFGVGVPGLARFRVNAYLQRSSIALALRTIPMHVRPLEELNLPAVLKDLCMKPRGMILCTGTTGSGKSTTLAAMIDYINEHVSKNIITIEDPIEFLFTDKKSVISQREIGTDTNSFALALRQAMRQDPDTILVGEIRDMDTIDTALKAADTGHLVMSTLHTLNAAETINRVISFYPPHQQQHIRVLLSTTLVAVISLRLIPRADGRGRVPASEVMINTPTIREYILDPLETLKIPQAIVEGSQYQMQSFDQSIMNFYEKGIVSYEDAIENVSNPDEFKLRLRGIQSTSDRGWEDFTA
- a CDS encoding UbiA prenyltransferase family protein; the protein is MNTVSAIIEEVRPKQWIKNVFVFAAVVFARKFTLAQPALLSVFAFLSFVGASSFVYVINDIVDLRKDRLHPEKSKRPLASGKIKAPSALVFAFVFLVLTQIPWFLLAKDSISGIWKFPLVVLVYLLMNLSYSFWLKKVVIIDVMIIALGFVLRAVGGALAIDVPISSWFLITVLLLSLFLALVKRRQEVFMERNESHREVLKHYTKDLLDQMIIVVASSTIVTYAIYTAEKKGAILLPYSTIFVIYGILRYLFVVHLQKEGEMPEKVIYSDRPFLINLVMYSAFVLLTVILDPEVFK
- the rsmA gene encoding ribosomal RNA small subunit methyltransferase A: MEITEILEAIGARPKKSLGQNFLMDKNIARKICDAVPGGEDLRIVEIGPGTGVLTEILAEKTDDLILVEKDAALASYLKKHFKDKASVIADDFLKLDPDLFLKSENRGKACAKTGGNFLVGNLPYNISKRILRKTFSIRSRLTGCVFTFQKEVAEKLTALPSYPNYGILSVLFGFCSKTKIVAKISPECFFPKPEVYSASVSILFNENQTEAEFSDDDFEKLVRNSFRQRRKVLLNNLRGVYRREDIEKIREFCRKRPQELSPADFAEMMSRIMEK
- a CDS encoding TatD family hydrolase; amino-acid sequence: MTLTDTHAHLQDPRLIKDIGGVLERAASSFVEKIVVVSYDEQSSETAAGIALGKENLYFTAGCHPHYAGTHKDKTADWIEHRIINRFGKEKLVAIGETGIDMHYGFSDIGDQIKVFEEQLSFAVSNCLPVVVHSRNAMEKTMEVLKGFSGLKTVLHSFEGTCEQAKKCLDMDYFLSFNGILTFKNSDRADILKCVGFENVVLETDCPYLAPVPYRGKVNEPCHLIKILDFVAEYLGTDREKASQIIEKNVSRLFSFG
- a CDS encoding VanZ family protein, with translation MTKRFLYRSRWALVPVLLLLPLLPSGQGRNIYLGAVFNSAHFFLAGAVTLLIAGRNPGSRKTIFSLAVPVMAAILVELIQLAYPDRNSGIDDVVRSFLGSVCAVILLKGRRSFVLGSVFSILFVYAVSYDVTSLIIRQGVMEARFPVLDDVGAPFYTKAWKPRINAALQRAEDEIVFTSFPNQKWSNIESNILPEDWRGHEVFSIEARSFRRVKCGIQVRTDKGNYYGEFWPDTFYEEHGIQFFEFKNGETVFESSYKVKGVSIFLSKPESLTEIHIRRIRLQ
- a CDS encoding radical SAM protein, producing MAGYPFVVVRISGCNLECSWCDTRYAFSEGSEMRTHEIISKIETFGIKRMLLTGGEPLLQEETFGFSKELVERGYFVAVETNGSLDIGRLREEIHVVMDFKLPLSGMHDRMLISNFEKIKKTDDIKFVVAGRSDFEYALKITKEQGLEGKANLLFSPVFGKVKLAELADWLMSSRLDARFHIQLHKIIWKSGMRGV
- the queC gene encoding 7-cyano-7-deazaguanine synthase QueC — encoded protein: MTENKAVVLLSGGIDSSVLLAYVIKKKKLAPLPIVFDYGQRHSVEIESAKKVAFSLGCEKLNLFRIDLASIKGSSLTDLSIDVPENDGDDIGKILPITYVPARNLIFLSISTAWAEVSGAESVFYGANAIDYSGYPDCRPEFTTSFEKTANLGTGYYFKENKLKIRAPFSEMRKHEIILLGKELQVDFSLTHSCYDPSENGTACGKCDSCKIRKKAFIEARVKDPTRYA